In the Caenorhabditis elegans chromosome X genome, one interval contains:
- the hpk-1 gene encoding Homeodomain-interacting protein kinase 1 (Partially confirmed by transcript evidence), with amino-acid sequence MPKRKNSGQSTDLNSRSPKTIDEALRILAPPQALLVQSQLNLTAPANPFSIQKAPGTSSDNEQRAPKRRADEEAVNAVPKNLLTTSSTFARAVIPAAPAISSANNKMAPQSVTATAKTTTNRGKVSGEGEYQLIKNEVLCSPYGNQYEVLEFLGKGTFGQVVKAWKKGTSEIVAIKILKKHPSYARQGQIEVSILSRLSNENSEEFNFVRAFECFNHKSHTCLVFEMLEQNLYDFLKQNKFMPLPLNAIRPILFQVLTALLKLKSLGLIHADLKPENIMLVDPQQQPYRVKVIDFGSASHRSKAVTNTYLQSRYYRAPEIILGLPFNESIDMWSLGCVIAELFLGWPLYPGSSEYDQIRFIIQTQGLPPTSMLESASKLHRFFKEVKSESPNHTNVGGSYYRLKTVEEYEASSSTAKSKETRKYIFNVIDDISRVCYGFESDPVEHLCDRIDRQEFVDVLKKMLVLNPDFRITPAEGLESKFVTMTHINGYNFANYVHEAHKRMEICRKPGPAMATPYRAANVATPITPVEKPPAPKLQQPMIAVLPQLNQIAATNIPPVPTQPDLTNLMHHYSQMAAATGSAATAAQFFYQPLPPAPLFQYAQLHHPFAARPPHFLSLATPSHMVPQFVPVPIMDPSMLQGQWPPGAAQQFAVLANDIMRVPAPQGINQMFASTPQTFSLPQFLSSSIPSATTAFNGNAPNIPFPEENSSWALGTAAQQQQQQAQRAQSMINGNVKVKPLAAQPKKNSPAPSVITLSSDEDSNGAGSSNSGSTTRTGAVNPVRNDTLPMGNTIKTEDILVPPTTFDGQLPNLQYFPGSHLFDPKTVAGLLPNPFLDTSHIPRAFN; translated from the exons aaaGCACCTGGCACTTCCTCCGACAACGAGCAACGCGCACCCAAGCGCCGAGCGGATGAGGAG GCTGTGAACGctgttccgaaaaatttgtTGACCACGTCTTCGACGTTTGCTAGAGCCGTCATTCCTGCAGCCCCAGCAATTTCATCTGCTAATAATAAAATGGCACCGCAGTCAGTGACGGCTACagcaaaaacaacaacaaatcGTGGAAAGGTATCCGGCGAGGGAGAATATCAG CTCATTAAAAATGAAGTGCTCTGTTCTCCATATGGAAATCAATACGAAGTGCTTGAATTTCTCGGCAAGGGTACTTTCGGACAAGTGGTAAAAGCTTGGAAGAAAGGAACCAGTGAAATTGTGGCCATCAAGATTCTGAAGAAACACCCAAGCTACGCACGTCAGGGACAAATTGAAGTCTCAATTCTTTCGCGTCTCAGCAACGAGAATTCGGAAGAGTTCAACTTTGTGCGTGCATTTGAATGTTTCAACCACAAAAGTCACACATGCCTGGTGTTTGAGATGCTTGAGCAGAACCTCTACGATTTCTTGAAGCAGAACAAGTTCATGCCGCTGCCGCTCAACGCTATTCGTCCAATTCTCTTCCAAGTGCTGACAGCTCTCCTCAAATTGAAATCTCTCGGCTTGATCCATGCGGATTTGAAGCCAGAAAATATTATGCTTGTTGATCCCCAGCAACAGCCGTACCGTGTGAAAGTAATTGACTTTGGAAGTGCTTCGCATCGAAGCAAAGCAGTCACCAACACTTATCTCCAAAGCAGATATTATag AGCCCCCGAAATAATCCTTGGCTTGCCGTTCAACGAATCGATCGACATGTGGTCCTTAGGATGTGTGATTGCTGAACTATTCTTGGGATGGCCACTCTATCCGGGAAGTTCTGAATATGATCAGATTAG attcatcaTTCAAACTCAAGGTCTGCCACCAACCTCCATGCTTGAAAGTGCATCAAAGTTGCATCGTTTCTTCAAGGAAGTGAAGTCGGAAAGCCCAAATCACACAAACGTTGGTGGAAGCTACTACCGCTTAAAAACCGTTGAAGAATATGAAGCATCTTCGTCAACTGCAAAATCGAAAGAAACGAGAAAGTACATCTTCAATGTTATTGATGACATCTCTCGAGTCTGTTATGGTTTTGAGTCGGACCCTGTCGAGCATCTTTGCGATCGTATTGACAGACAGGAGTTTGTCGATGTGCTGAAGAAGATGCTTGTGTTGAATCCAGATTTCCGAATCACTCCTGCCGAAGGTCTTGAATCGAAATTTGTTACCATGACGCATATCAACGGctacaattttgcaaattatgTCCACGAAGCTCACAAGAGAATGGAGATTTGCCGAAAGCCAGGACCTGCCATGGCCACTCCGTATCGTGCTGCAAATGTGGCGACTCCAATCACACCTGTGGAAAAGCCACCGGCGCCAAAGCTTCAACAGCCCATGATTGCAGTTCTTCCTCAGTTGAATCAAATCGCCGCCACAAACATTCCTCCAGTTCCAACTCAACCTGATCTCACGAATCTGATGCATCACTATTCGCAAATGGCGGCCGCGACTGGAAGTGCAGCGACTGCTGCTCAATTCTTCTATCAGCCCCTTCCACCAGCGCCATTGTTCCAGTATGCACAGCTCC ATCACCCATTTGCCGCGCGTCCACCTCATTTTTTATCCCTGGCCACCCCGAGTCATATGGTTCCCCAGTTTGTTCCGGTCCCAATAATGGATCCATCAATGCTTCAGGGACAGTGGCCACCAGGGGCCGCGCAACAGTTCGCCGTTCTCGCAAATGACATAATGCGAGTACCGGCACCACAAGGAATCAATCAGATGTTTGCATCAACGCCACAGACTTTCTCACTTCCGCAGTTTCTGTCGTCTTCCATCCCAAGTGCAACTACCGCATTCAACGGAAACGCACCAAACATTCCATTTCCTGAAGAAAATTCTAGTTGGGCACTCGGCACAGCtgcacaacaacaacagcaacaagCTCAACGAGCACAATCAATGATAAACGGAAATGTCAAAGTGAAGCCGCTGGCGGCACAACCTAAGAAGAACTCCCCAGCTCCGTCGGTCATCACATTATCCAGCGATGAAGATAGCAATGGTGCAGG aTCAAGTAATAGTGGAAGTACTACACGAACTGGCGCCGTCAATCCAGTGAGAAACGATACACTTCCAATGGGAAATACCATCAAGACCGAGGATATTCTTGTTCCACCAACCACTTTTGATGGACAGCTTCCCAATTTGCAGTACTTCCCCGGTTCGCACTTGTTTGACCCGAAAACCGTTGCCGGACTGTTGCCGAACCCATTTCTAGACACATCTCATATTCCCAGAGCTTTTAACTAA
- the hpk-1 gene encoding Homeodomain-interacting protein kinase 1 (Confirmed by transcript evidence) produces the protein MNFHFTLDNDRKRRRSLSIDIDINFNDKAPGTSSDNEQRAPKRRADEEAVNAVPKNLLTTSSTFARAVIPAAPAISSANNKMAPQSVTATAKTTTNRGKVSGEGEYQLIKNEVLCSPYGNQYEVLEFLGKGTFGQVVKAWKKGTSEIVAIKILKKHPSYARQGQIEVSILSRLSNENSEEFNFVRAFECFNHKSHTCLVFEMLEQNLYDFLKQNKFMPLPLNAIRPILFQVLTALLKLKSLGLIHADLKPENIMLVDPQQQPYRVKVIDFGSASHRSKAVTNTYLQSRYYRAPEIILGLPFNESIDMWSLGCVIAELFLGWPLYPGSSEYDQIRFIIQTQGLPPTSMLESASKLHRFFKEVKSESPNHTNVGGSYYRLKTVEEYEASSSTAKSKETRKYIFNVIDDISRVCYGFESDPVEHLCDRIDRQEFVDVLKKMLVLNPDFRITPAEGLESKFVTMTHINGYNFANYVHEAHKRMEICRKPGPAMATPYRAANVATPITPVEKPPAPKLQQPMIAVLPQLNQIAATNIPPVPTQPDLTNLMHHYSQMAAATGSAATAAQFFYQPLPPAPLFQYAQLHHPFAARPPHFLSLATPSHMVPQFVPVPIMDPSMLQGQWPPGAAQQFAVLANDIMRVPAPQGINQMFASTPQTFSLPQFLSSSIPSATTAFNGNAPNIPFPEENSSWALGTAAQQQQQQAQRAQSMINGNVKVKPLAAQPKKNSPAPSVITLSSDEDSNGAGSSNSGSTTRTGAVNPVRNDTLPMGNTIKTEDILVPPTTFDGQLPNLQYFPGSHLFDPKTVAGLLPNPFLDTSHIPRAFN, from the exons ATGAATTTCCATTTTACTCTCGATAATGATAGAAAACGTCGGCGATCACTCTCGATAGACATAGATATAAATTTTAACGAt aaaGCACCTGGCACTTCCTCCGACAACGAGCAACGCGCACCCAAGCGCCGAGCGGATGAGGAG GCTGTGAACGctgttccgaaaaatttgtTGACCACGTCTTCGACGTTTGCTAGAGCCGTCATTCCTGCAGCCCCAGCAATTTCATCTGCTAATAATAAAATGGCACCGCAGTCAGTGACGGCTACagcaaaaacaacaacaaatcGTGGAAAGGTATCCGGCGAGGGAGAATATCAG CTCATTAAAAATGAAGTGCTCTGTTCTCCATATGGAAATCAATACGAAGTGCTTGAATTTCTCGGCAAGGGTACTTTCGGACAAGTGGTAAAAGCTTGGAAGAAAGGAACCAGTGAAATTGTGGCCATCAAGATTCTGAAGAAACACCCAAGCTACGCACGTCAGGGACAAATTGAAGTCTCAATTCTTTCGCGTCTCAGCAACGAGAATTCGGAAGAGTTCAACTTTGTGCGTGCATTTGAATGTTTCAACCACAAAAGTCACACATGCCTGGTGTTTGAGATGCTTGAGCAGAACCTCTACGATTTCTTGAAGCAGAACAAGTTCATGCCGCTGCCGCTCAACGCTATTCGTCCAATTCTCTTCCAAGTGCTGACAGCTCTCCTCAAATTGAAATCTCTCGGCTTGATCCATGCGGATTTGAAGCCAGAAAATATTATGCTTGTTGATCCCCAGCAACAGCCGTACCGTGTGAAAGTAATTGACTTTGGAAGTGCTTCGCATCGAAGCAAAGCAGTCACCAACACTTATCTCCAAAGCAGATATTATag AGCCCCCGAAATAATCCTTGGCTTGCCGTTCAACGAATCGATCGACATGTGGTCCTTAGGATGTGTGATTGCTGAACTATTCTTGGGATGGCCACTCTATCCGGGAAGTTCTGAATATGATCAGATTAG attcatcaTTCAAACTCAAGGTCTGCCACCAACCTCCATGCTTGAAAGTGCATCAAAGTTGCATCGTTTCTTCAAGGAAGTGAAGTCGGAAAGCCCAAATCACACAAACGTTGGTGGAAGCTACTACCGCTTAAAAACCGTTGAAGAATATGAAGCATCTTCGTCAACTGCAAAATCGAAAGAAACGAGAAAGTACATCTTCAATGTTATTGATGACATCTCTCGAGTCTGTTATGGTTTTGAGTCGGACCCTGTCGAGCATCTTTGCGATCGTATTGACAGACAGGAGTTTGTCGATGTGCTGAAGAAGATGCTTGTGTTGAATCCAGATTTCCGAATCACTCCTGCCGAAGGTCTTGAATCGAAATTTGTTACCATGACGCATATCAACGGctacaattttgcaaattatgTCCACGAAGCTCACAAGAGAATGGAGATTTGCCGAAAGCCAGGACCTGCCATGGCCACTCCGTATCGTGCTGCAAATGTGGCGACTCCAATCACACCTGTGGAAAAGCCACCGGCGCCAAAGCTTCAACAGCCCATGATTGCAGTTCTTCCTCAGTTGAATCAAATCGCCGCCACAAACATTCCTCCAGTTCCAACTCAACCTGATCTCACGAATCTGATGCATCACTATTCGCAAATGGCGGCCGCGACTGGAAGTGCAGCGACTGCTGCTCAATTCTTCTATCAGCCCCTTCCACCAGCGCCATTGTTCCAGTATGCACAGCTCC ATCACCCATTTGCCGCGCGTCCACCTCATTTTTTATCCCTGGCCACCCCGAGTCATATGGTTCCCCAGTTTGTTCCGGTCCCAATAATGGATCCATCAATGCTTCAGGGACAGTGGCCACCAGGGGCCGCGCAACAGTTCGCCGTTCTCGCAAATGACATAATGCGAGTACCGGCACCACAAGGAATCAATCAGATGTTTGCATCAACGCCACAGACTTTCTCACTTCCGCAGTTTCTGTCGTCTTCCATCCCAAGTGCAACTACCGCATTCAACGGAAACGCACCAAACATTCCATTTCCTGAAGAAAATTCTAGTTGGGCACTCGGCACAGCtgcacaacaacaacagcaacaagCTCAACGAGCACAATCAATGATAAACGGAAATGTCAAAGTGAAGCCGCTGGCGGCACAACCTAAGAAGAACTCCCCAGCTCCGTCGGTCATCACATTATCCAGCGATGAAGATAGCAATGGTGCAGG aTCAAGTAATAGTGGAAGTACTACACGAACTGGCGCCGTCAATCCAGTGAGAAACGATACACTTCCAATGGGAAATACCATCAAGACCGAGGATATTCTTGTTCCACCAACCACTTTTGATGGACAGCTTCCCAATTTGCAGTACTTCCCCGGTTCGCACTTGTTTGACCCGAAAACCGTTGCCGGACTGTTGCCGAACCCATTTCTAGACACATCTCATATTCCCAGAGCTTTTAACTAA
- the hpk-1 gene encoding Homeodomain-interacting protein kinase 1 (Partially confirmed by transcript evidence), producing MAPQSVTATAKTTTNRGKVSGEGEYQLIKNEVLCSPYGNQYEVLEFLGKGTFGQVVKAWKKGTSEIVAIKILKKHPSYARQGQIEVSILSRLSNENSEEFNFVRAFECFNHKSHTCLVFEMLEQNLYDFLKQNKFMPLPLNAIRPILFQVLTALLKLKSLGLIHADLKPENIMLVDPQQQPYRVKVIDFGSASHRSKAVTNTYLQSRYYRAPEIILGLPFNESIDMWSLGCVIAELFLGWPLYPGSSEYDQIRFIIQTQGLPPTSMLESASKLHRFFKEVKSESPNHTNVGGSYYRLKTVEEYEASSSTAKSKETRKYIFNVIDDISRVCYGFESDPVEHLCDRIDRQEFVDVLKKMLVLNPDFRITPAEGLESKFVTMTHINGYNFANYVHEAHKRMEICRKPGPAMATPYRAANVATPITPVEKPPAPKLQQPMIAVLPQLNQIAATNIPPVPTQPDLTNLMHHYSQMAAATGSAATAAQFFYQPLPPAPLFQYAQLHHPFAARPPHFLSLATPSHMVPQFVPVPIMDPSMLQGQWPPGAAQQFAVLANDIMRVPAPQGINQMFASTPQTFSLPQFLSSSIPSATTAFNGNAPNIPFPEENSSWALGTAAQQQQQQAQRAQSMINGNVKVKPLAAQPKKNSPAPSVITLSSDEDSNGAGSSNSGSTTRTGAVNPVRNDTLPMGNTIKTEDILVPPTTFDGQLPNLQYFPGSHLFDPKTVAGLLPNPFLDTSHIPRAFN from the exons ATGGCACCGCAGTCAGTGACGGCTACagcaaaaacaacaacaaatcGTGGAAAGGTATCCGGCGAGGGAGAATATCAG CTCATTAAAAATGAAGTGCTCTGTTCTCCATATGGAAATCAATACGAAGTGCTTGAATTTCTCGGCAAGGGTACTTTCGGACAAGTGGTAAAAGCTTGGAAGAAAGGAACCAGTGAAATTGTGGCCATCAAGATTCTGAAGAAACACCCAAGCTACGCACGTCAGGGACAAATTGAAGTCTCAATTCTTTCGCGTCTCAGCAACGAGAATTCGGAAGAGTTCAACTTTGTGCGTGCATTTGAATGTTTCAACCACAAAAGTCACACATGCCTGGTGTTTGAGATGCTTGAGCAGAACCTCTACGATTTCTTGAAGCAGAACAAGTTCATGCCGCTGCCGCTCAACGCTATTCGTCCAATTCTCTTCCAAGTGCTGACAGCTCTCCTCAAATTGAAATCTCTCGGCTTGATCCATGCGGATTTGAAGCCAGAAAATATTATGCTTGTTGATCCCCAGCAACAGCCGTACCGTGTGAAAGTAATTGACTTTGGAAGTGCTTCGCATCGAAGCAAAGCAGTCACCAACACTTATCTCCAAAGCAGATATTATag AGCCCCCGAAATAATCCTTGGCTTGCCGTTCAACGAATCGATCGACATGTGGTCCTTAGGATGTGTGATTGCTGAACTATTCTTGGGATGGCCACTCTATCCGGGAAGTTCTGAATATGATCAGATTAG attcatcaTTCAAACTCAAGGTCTGCCACCAACCTCCATGCTTGAAAGTGCATCAAAGTTGCATCGTTTCTTCAAGGAAGTGAAGTCGGAAAGCCCAAATCACACAAACGTTGGTGGAAGCTACTACCGCTTAAAAACCGTTGAAGAATATGAAGCATCTTCGTCAACTGCAAAATCGAAAGAAACGAGAAAGTACATCTTCAATGTTATTGATGACATCTCTCGAGTCTGTTATGGTTTTGAGTCGGACCCTGTCGAGCATCTTTGCGATCGTATTGACAGACAGGAGTTTGTCGATGTGCTGAAGAAGATGCTTGTGTTGAATCCAGATTTCCGAATCACTCCTGCCGAAGGTCTTGAATCGAAATTTGTTACCATGACGCATATCAACGGctacaattttgcaaattatgTCCACGAAGCTCACAAGAGAATGGAGATTTGCCGAAAGCCAGGACCTGCCATGGCCACTCCGTATCGTGCTGCAAATGTGGCGACTCCAATCACACCTGTGGAAAAGCCACCGGCGCCAAAGCTTCAACAGCCCATGATTGCAGTTCTTCCTCAGTTGAATCAAATCGCCGCCACAAACATTCCTCCAGTTCCAACTCAACCTGATCTCACGAATCTGATGCATCACTATTCGCAAATGGCGGCCGCGACTGGAAGTGCAGCGACTGCTGCTCAATTCTTCTATCAGCCCCTTCCACCAGCGCCATTGTTCCAGTATGCACAGCTCC ATCACCCATTTGCCGCGCGTCCACCTCATTTTTTATCCCTGGCCACCCCGAGTCATATGGTTCCCCAGTTTGTTCCGGTCCCAATAATGGATCCATCAATGCTTCAGGGACAGTGGCCACCAGGGGCCGCGCAACAGTTCGCCGTTCTCGCAAATGACATAATGCGAGTACCGGCACCACAAGGAATCAATCAGATGTTTGCATCAACGCCACAGACTTTCTCACTTCCGCAGTTTCTGTCGTCTTCCATCCCAAGTGCAACTACCGCATTCAACGGAAACGCACCAAACATTCCATTTCCTGAAGAAAATTCTAGTTGGGCACTCGGCACAGCtgcacaacaacaacagcaacaagCTCAACGAGCACAATCAATGATAAACGGAAATGTCAAAGTGAAGCCGCTGGCGGCACAACCTAAGAAGAACTCCCCAGCTCCGTCGGTCATCACATTATCCAGCGATGAAGATAGCAATGGTGCAGG aTCAAGTAATAGTGGAAGTACTACACGAACTGGCGCCGTCAATCCAGTGAGAAACGATACACTTCCAATGGGAAATACCATCAAGACCGAGGATATTCTTGTTCCACCAACCACTTTTGATGGACAGCTTCCCAATTTGCAGTACTTCCCCGGTTCGCACTTGTTTGACCCGAAAACCGTTGCCGGACTGTTGCCGAACCCATTTCTAGACACATCTCATATTCCCAGAGCTTTTAACTAA